One genomic window of Moorella glycerini includes the following:
- a CDS encoding ABC transporter permease: protein MNTRLSAWLKIFNREGWGAILTPILGIIFGFAVAALVIFQQGKDPLAAYKELFLGSFGDLDSFTFTLLRFIPLAFTGLAVTLAYRGGVFNIGAEGQLYVAALASTWVGVSMPGLPVFIHLPLALFAGMVAGALFAFIPGYLKATRNFNEILITILMNYIGINLVGLAVNNFLMEPNQTAPQSSLIARSAWLPFILPGTFLHAGLILVFIFALLIYYILWHTTWGYEIRSVGTNREAARYGGVEVKQVIILVMTASGALASFAGSSEILGVQHRLLENFMVGYGYDAIAVALLGGLHPFGTLLAALFFGALRNGANSMQISAGVPVAIVYIIQALAVLSIIGATAARKVYFQVWFGGKINGSHSGRS from the coding sequence ATGAACACAAGACTTTCAGCCTGGCTCAAAATTTTCAACCGTGAAGGATGGGGGGCCATTCTAACTCCTATCCTGGGTATCATCTTCGGCTTTGCCGTTGCCGCCCTGGTCATATTCCAGCAGGGCAAAGATCCCCTGGCCGCCTATAAAGAACTATTCCTGGGATCTTTCGGTGATCTGGATAGCTTTACCTTTACCCTGCTGCGCTTCATTCCCCTGGCCTTTACCGGCCTGGCAGTAACCCTGGCTTATCGCGGTGGCGTCTTTAATATTGGTGCTGAAGGCCAGCTTTACGTTGCCGCCCTGGCCTCCACCTGGGTGGGGGTAAGTATGCCGGGTTTGCCGGTATTTATCCACCTGCCCCTGGCTTTATTCGCCGGCATGGTGGCGGGCGCCTTATTCGCTTTTATTCCCGGATACCTGAAAGCAACCCGTAATTTTAACGAAATCTTGATTACAATTTTAATGAATTATATCGGCATTAACCTGGTAGGCCTGGCAGTAAATAACTTCCTGATGGAACCCAATCAAACGGCCCCGCAGAGCTCTTTAATAGCCAGGAGCGCCTGGCTGCCGTTCATCCTGCCCGGCACCTTTCTGCATGCCGGTTTAATCCTGGTCTTTATATTTGCTTTACTGATTTATTATATCCTCTGGCATACTACCTGGGGCTACGAAATCAGGAGCGTTGGTACAAACCGGGAGGCAGCTCGTTATGGCGGGGTAGAGGTAAAGCAGGTTATCATCCTGGTCATGACAGCCAGCGGGGCCCTGGCTTCCTTTGCCGGTAGTTCGGAAATCTTAGGCGTCCAGCACCGTTTGCTGGAGAATTTTATGGTGGGTTATGGCTATGACGCTATTGCTGTGGCCCTCCTCGGGGGTCTGCATCCCTTTGGCACCCTCCTGGCGGCCCTCTTTTTCGGAGCTTTACGTAATGGGGCCAATTCCATGCAAATATCCGCAGGTGTTCCGGTAGCCATTGTTTATATAATCCAGGCCCTGGCGGTGTTGAGTATTATTGGTGCCACAGCAGCCCGTAAGGTATATTTTCAGGTGTGGTTTGGGGGGAAAATAAATGGCAGCCATTCTGGCCGCAGTTAG
- a CDS encoding ABC transporter permease has translation MAAILAAVSSLDFLIASLRMTTPLLLAAMGDIYAERTGVLNIGLESMMLFGAFGSFILAYYSGNPYTGLLAAIVLGLIMGILHAFFTVTLRCDQVITAVGENILALGITSTLYRTIIGVVTQQPESPGLPQIPIPFLHKIPILGSLLFDNNILTYAALLMVPVTYIILFHTTWGLKIRAVGEHPRAADTLGINVYLVRYLCIIISGILASLGGASLTVGGLRYFLDNMTAGRGFIAFAAVIFGRYNPIGAFFATLLFGVTDAFQLRMQAIGIPVPHHIFLMLPYVVTLAALVFLAGPAFVPRSQGIPYIRDER, from the coding sequence ATGGCAGCCATTCTGGCCGCAGTTAGTTCTCTTGATTTTCTCATAGCCAGCCTGCGAATGACAACACCCCTTTTGCTGGCAGCCATGGGCGATATCTATGCCGAGCGTACGGGAGTTTTAAATATCGGCCTGGAAAGTATGATGCTTTTTGGAGCCTTTGGTTCCTTCATTTTAGCCTATTACTCCGGCAATCCCTATACCGGCCTGCTGGCCGCGATTGTCCTGGGGCTGATCATGGGGATCCTCCATGCCTTTTTCACTGTGACCCTGCGCTGCGATCAGGTAATTACCGCCGTGGGGGAAAATATCCTGGCTCTGGGAATCACCAGCACCCTGTACAGGACTATCATTGGGGTGGTTACCCAACAGCCTGAGTCCCCCGGCTTGCCCCAGATCCCTATTCCTTTCCTGCATAAGATCCCAATACTGGGTTCCTTGCTCTTTGATAATAATATACTTACCTACGCCGCCCTCCTGATGGTACCCGTAACCTATATTATCTTATTTCATACTACCTGGGGACTAAAGATTCGGGCTGTAGGGGAGCATCCGCGAGCGGCTGATACCCTGGGAATTAATGTTTACCTTGTTCGTTACCTTTGTATTATAATCAGCGGCATTTTGGCTTCTCTAGGGGGAGCCAGCCTGACGGTAGGCGGGCTGCGCTACTTTTTGGATAATATGACTGCCGGCCGTGGCTTCATCGCCTTCGCTGCCGTAATTTTCGGCCGTTACAACCCTATAGGCGCCTTTTTTGCCACCCTCCTTTTCGGGGTTACCGATGCCTTCCAGTTGCGGATGCAGGCCATAGGCATCCCCGTACCGCACCACATATTTCTCATGTTACCTTATGTCGTAACCCTGGCGGCCCTGGTTTTCCTGGCGGGACCGGCCTTTGTTCCCCGTTCCCAGGGAATACCATACATCCGGGACGAACGCTAA
- a CDS encoding class I fructose-bisphosphate aldolase has product MDKTRRLQHIFKPDGRTFIVAMDHGTNAGAPPGLEHPAETIARITAGGADAVIVNYGVARQFARELAGLSLILRLDLAPTILGQGHTSQLIYGVEEALRLGADAVIVNAGPGKGVEETTLPQLATIARQCDIWGLPLIGEISPGGFDSDPGIRTLANIQLGARIASELGVDIIKTIYQPGFQAVTGTCFVPVVVLGGAKTDDEQSFLVAIKDALEAGAAGVAIGRNVWGHPRPEKMAAALAALIHENASVADALAIIHC; this is encoded by the coding sequence ATGGACAAAACCCGTCGCTTGCAACACATATTTAAACCTGATGGTCGGACATTTATCGTAGCCATGGATCACGGCACCAACGCCGGCGCGCCGCCGGGATTGGAGCATCCCGCTGAAACGATCGCCAGAATTACTGCCGGCGGTGCTGACGCCGTCATCGTCAATTACGGCGTCGCCCGGCAGTTTGCCCGGGAACTGGCTGGCTTAAGCCTCATCCTGCGCCTGGACCTGGCCCCGACTATCCTGGGACAGGGGCACACCAGCCAGCTGATTTATGGGGTAGAAGAGGCCCTCCGCCTGGGGGCCGATGCTGTCATTGTCAATGCCGGTCCCGGAAAAGGGGTAGAGGAAACCACCCTGCCGCAGTTAGCCACCATAGCCCGCCAGTGCGATATATGGGGCCTGCCCCTGATCGGGGAGATCTCCCCCGGAGGTTTCGATAGCGACCCCGGCATACGTACCCTGGCCAACATCCAGTTGGGCGCCCGGATTGCCAGCGAACTGGGAGTGGATATCATTAAGACCATCTACCAGCCAGGCTTCCAGGCTGTGACAGGAACCTGTTTTGTACCAGTGGTAGTCCTGGGAGGAGCTAAAACCGATGATGAGCAATCTTTCCTGGTTGCGATAAAGGATGCCCTGGAGGCAGGGGCCGCCGGCGTAGCCATTGGCCGTAATGTCTGGGGGCATCCCCGGCCGGAAAAAATGGCTGCAGCCCTGGCCGCCCTGATTCACGAAAATGCCAGTGTGGCAGACGCCCTGGCGATTATTCACTGCTAA